The Brevibacillus brevis genome contains a region encoding:
- a CDS encoding PIN/TRAM domain-containing protein, which translates to MLRRVGKFIFVLIGGGLGYRFGDELFSLLDPLLNFGVVAGSQYIGAVLGAILFFFLANWVVDYVLRIVRWGEETLVKMPVVDVMFGAMGLISGLIVAFLLFLPISKIPIPFVGDLLPLIVSGLLGYLGFQVGFRKRDEIMSVFSIGRKDKKKESATTAVNLENKILDTSVIIDGRIADICRTGFLEGVLVIPGFVLEELQHIADSSDVLKRNRGRRGLDILNKIQKEMKVKVQIWEGDFEEVSEVDSKLIKLAKLINGKVVTNDFNLNKVCELQGVAVLNINDLANAVKPVVLPGEEMNVQVIKDGKEHGQGVAYLDDGTMIVVEGGREYIGNDVDVLVTSVLQTSAGRMIFAKPKLLERAL; encoded by the coding sequence ATGTTACGCCGAGTAGGAAAATTCATTTTTGTTTTGATAGGTGGCGGATTGGGGTATCGATTTGGCGACGAACTGTTCTCGCTGCTCGATCCACTGTTAAACTTTGGTGTAGTAGCCGGATCGCAATATATTGGAGCTGTACTGGGTGCCATCTTGTTTTTCTTTTTAGCGAATTGGGTTGTCGATTATGTTCTGCGCATCGTTCGATGGGGAGAAGAGACACTCGTCAAAATGCCGGTTGTCGATGTGATGTTCGGAGCGATGGGGTTGATTAGTGGTCTTATTGTTGCATTCTTATTATTCCTGCCCATCAGTAAAATTCCGATTCCATTTGTAGGAGATCTTTTGCCGTTAATTGTTTCCGGGTTGCTCGGTTATTTGGGCTTCCAGGTAGGATTTCGCAAGCGGGACGAGATTATGTCGGTATTTTCGATTGGACGTAAGGATAAGAAAAAGGAAAGTGCGACAACTGCCGTTAACTTGGAAAATAAAATCCTCGATACCAGCGTCATCATTGACGGACGCATCGCAGATATTTGCCGTACCGGCTTTCTGGAAGGGGTACTGGTCATTCCGGGATTTGTGCTAGAGGAGCTGCAGCATATCGCCGATTCCTCCGATGTACTGAAGAGAAACCGCGGTCGTCGTGGTCTGGATATCTTGAACAAGATTCAAAAAGAAATGAAGGTAAAGGTTCAGATTTGGGAAGGCGATTTTGAAGAAGTGTCCGAGGTGGACAGCAAGCTGATCAAGCTCGCCAAGCTCATTAACGGAAAGGTCGTAACAAACGATTTTAACCTGAACAAGGTATGTGAGCTGCAAGGTGTTGCGGTATTGAACATCAATGATTTGGCGAATGCAGTCAAGCCCGTTGTTTTACCTGGAGAAGAAATGAACGTTCAAGTCATCAAGGATGGGAAAGAGCACGGTCAGGGTGTCGCTTATCTGGACGATGGCACCATGATTGTTGTAGAGGGCGGACGAGAATACATCGGAAACGACGTTGATGTTCTCGTAACGAGTGTGCTGCAAACGTCAGCAGGACGCATGATTTTCGCCAAACCAAAGTTGCTGGAACGCGCGTTATAG
- the ispF gene encoding 2-C-methyl-D-erythritol 2,4-cyclodiphosphate synthase: protein MRIGQGFDVHQLVEGRPCIIGGVTIPYEKGLLGHSDADVLLHAISDAILGAIGEGDIGRHFPDTDPAFKDADSVKLLEHVWKLVRERGYRLGNVDATIIAQAPKMAPYIPQMCEVIARVLEADDLSQVNVKATTSEKLGFTGRGEGIAAQAVCLLVK from the coding sequence ATGCGTATTGGACAAGGTTTTGACGTGCATCAATTAGTAGAAGGGCGTCCATGCATTATCGGAGGCGTCACCATCCCGTATGAAAAAGGCTTGCTAGGGCATTCTGACGCGGATGTTCTCCTTCATGCGATTAGTGACGCAATTCTTGGAGCGATTGGTGAAGGGGATATTGGCCGTCATTTTCCAGATACAGACCCGGCTTTCAAGGATGCGGATAGCGTAAAGCTGCTGGAGCATGTATGGAAGTTGGTTCGGGAGCGCGGATACCGCTTAGGAAACGTGGATGCAACGATCATTGCCCAAGCACCGAAGATGGCGCCGTACATCCCGCAAATGTGTGAAGTCATTGCACGCGTTCTGGAAGCAGACGATCTCTCGCAAGTGAATGTGAAGGCGACTACCTCCGAGAAACTCGGTTTTACAGGCAGAGGGGAAGGAATCGCTGCACAGGCAGTATGCTTGCTTGTCAAGTAG
- the ispD gene encoding 2-C-methyl-D-erythritol 4-phosphate cytidylyltransferase yields the protein MSTGVVIVAAGSGKRMGGQRNKLWLPLAGEPILAHTVRLFATHPDIDEVVLVVSEADHAEVTTWLSAEKLPVVVTLGGAERQDSVRNGLASLSANCDYVLVHDAARPFVTRKQISDMIKQVQQDQATIMAVPVKDTIKVVGATGLVESTPARESLWAVQTPQAFRMSLLREAHQAAEAAGKLGTDDAMLVEWLGHSVSIINGSYENIKITTPDDLWFGEEILRKRKGE from the coding sequence GTGAGTACGGGTGTCGTGATCGTTGCAGCCGGTTCGGGTAAACGAATGGGTGGACAACGAAACAAGTTGTGGTTACCGCTTGCTGGCGAGCCGATCTTGGCTCATACGGTACGTCTTTTTGCTACTCATCCCGACATTGATGAAGTCGTGCTAGTGGTGAGTGAAGCTGACCACGCAGAAGTAACGACCTGGCTCTCGGCTGAAAAGCTGCCAGTTGTGGTTACTCTGGGTGGAGCCGAGCGACAAGACAGTGTGAGAAATGGCTTGGCTTCACTATCCGCAAATTGCGATTACGTACTGGTTCACGATGCTGCTCGTCCTTTCGTCACTCGCAAACAGATCAGTGACATGATCAAACAGGTGCAACAAGATCAGGCAACGATCATGGCAGTACCTGTCAAAGATACGATTAAAGTGGTGGGGGCAACAGGACTTGTAGAGTCAACCCCGGCACGGGAAAGCTTGTGGGCGGTTCAAACCCCACAAGCTTTTCGTATGTCTTTATTGCGAGAGGCACATCAGGCAGCAGAGGCAGCGGGGAAGCTGGGTACGGATGATGCGATGCTGGTAGAGTGGCTGGGGCATTCGGTATCGATTATAAACGGAAGCTATGAGAACATTAAGATTACTACGCCAGACGATCTGTGGTTTGGTGAAGAGATATTGCGGAAACGAAAGGGAGAGTAG
- the gltX gene encoding glutamate--tRNA ligase, whose protein sequence is MAKEIRTRYAPSPTGHLHIGGARTALFNYLFAKHHGGSFIVRIEDTDQTRNKENADEEQMKNLKWLGVTWEEGTDVGGPYGPYRQTERLDIYRKYIDQLLAEGKAYYCYATKEELDAEREEQIARGETPRILEKHRHVTDEQRAQYEAEGRVPSIHFLVHDDREYVVNDLIRGQVTFNSNEMGDFVICRPDGIPTYNFAVVVDDYLMKISHVIRGEEHLSNTPRQLMIYEAFGWEAPDFAHLALILNQDGKKMSKRDESILQFIEQYRDLGFLPEAIVNFLVLLGWSPGGEEEIFLMEDLIKLFSMDRVNKSPAVFDATKMNWMNNFYLKRQPLDMITDMCIPHLQKAGFIEENLSAEKREWVRSIVGLYQEQMSYCAQIVPLAALFFLDEVVYDEEATLVLKEPQLPEVLASFVKHLSAQDAYNVDVIKAVLKDVQKETGHKGKALFMPVRVGATGQAHGRDLAETLYLLGRDKVIARAEQVIANGQ, encoded by the coding sequence ATGGCGAAAGAAATTCGCACTCGTTATGCGCCGAGTCCTACGGGGCATTTACACATCGGCGGTGCGCGAACAGCGCTCTTCAATTATCTTTTTGCAAAACATCACGGTGGTTCGTTCATCGTTCGGATTGAGGATACGGACCAGACGCGGAATAAGGAAAATGCGGACGAAGAGCAAATGAAAAACCTGAAATGGCTCGGCGTAACATGGGAAGAAGGTACGGACGTTGGTGGACCATATGGACCGTACCGTCAAACAGAGCGCCTGGACATTTATCGGAAATATATCGATCAATTGCTGGCAGAAGGCAAAGCGTACTACTGCTATGCGACAAAAGAAGAGCTGGATGCAGAGCGTGAAGAACAGATCGCGCGTGGAGAAACACCACGCATTCTGGAAAAGCACCGCCATGTAACGGACGAGCAGCGTGCTCAGTACGAAGCAGAAGGGCGAGTGCCATCCATTCACTTCCTCGTTCATGATGATCGCGAGTATGTTGTGAACGACCTGATTCGTGGACAGGTAACCTTCAACTCCAACGAGATGGGCGATTTCGTTATTTGCCGTCCGGACGGGATTCCTACATACAATTTCGCCGTTGTAGTAGACGACTATTTGATGAAAATTAGCCACGTCATTCGTGGAGAAGAGCATCTGTCCAACACGCCTCGTCAGTTGATGATTTATGAAGCGTTTGGGTGGGAAGCGCCTGACTTTGCTCACTTGGCATTGATCCTCAACCAAGATGGCAAAAAGATGTCCAAGCGCGACGAGAGCATTCTTCAGTTCATTGAACAGTACCGTGACCTCGGCTTCTTGCCAGAAGCAATCGTGAACTTCCTTGTTCTTTTGGGATGGTCTCCAGGTGGCGAAGAAGAGATTTTCTTAATGGAAGATCTGATCAAGCTGTTCTCGATGGACCGCGTGAACAAGTCGCCAGCTGTGTTTGATGCAACGAAGATGAACTGGATGAACAACTTCTATTTGAAGCGCCAACCGCTGGATATGATTACAGACATGTGTATCCCTCATCTGCAAAAAGCTGGTTTCATCGAAGAAAATTTGTCTGCTGAGAAGCGCGAATGGGTTCGCAGTATTGTAGGCCTGTACCAAGAGCAAATGTCCTACTGTGCGCAAATCGTTCCGTTGGCAGCTCTTTTCTTCCTCGACGAAGTGGTGTACGATGAAGAAGCAACTCTGGTGCTGAAAGAACCACAATTGCCGGAAGTACTTGCTTCCTTTGTGAAACACCTTTCTGCCCAGGATGCATATAATGTGGATGTTATTAAAGCGGTACTCAAGGACGTGCAAAAGGAAACGGGTCACAAAGGCAAGGCATTGTTTATGCCGGTCCGCGTAGGAGCAACTGGCCAGGCGCATGGTCGTGATCTGGCAGAGACATTGTATCTGCTTGGACGCGACAAGGTGATTGCACGTGCAGAGCAAGTAATTGCAAACGGTCAGTAG
- a CDS encoding nucleoside triphosphate pyrophosphohydrolase family protein produces MDNRNIDDFQTQVSELLIRHRSVLDVMSKVQETASRINRSLTKAITECGCVEVVAKKQTYDSNKNLEDNKSHLDTHFNGPLCEHCRDVVTAELGKNLFYLTALCNITDIKLEDVLQKESNRLNTLGVFNLS; encoded by the coding sequence ATGGACAATCGAAACATAGACGACTTTCAAACGCAAGTATCCGAGCTTTTGATCAGACATCGTAGCGTACTGGACGTCATGTCCAAAGTTCAGGAAACGGCATCCCGCATTAACCGTTCACTGACGAAAGCCATCACCGAATGCGGCTGTGTCGAAGTGGTTGCCAAAAAACAGACGTACGATTCGAACAAAAATCTGGAGGACAACAAGTCCCATTTGGACACCCACTTTAACGGACCGCTGTGCGAGCATTGTCGCGATGTAGTTACTGCTGAGCTCGGCAAAAACCTCTTTTACCTCACTGCCTTATGCAATATTACTGACATTAAGCTAGAAGATGTGCTTCAGAAAGAATCCAACCGACTGAATACTTTGGGTGTCTTCAATCTGTCTTAA
- the cysS gene encoding cysteine--tRNA ligase has product MGIQLTNTMTRRKEPFHTLEPGKVKMYVCGPTVYNYIHIGNARPAIVFDTLRRYLKYRGYEVTFVQNITDVDDKLIRVANQEGVTVKEVADRYTDAYNADLKSLNVSPPDIQPRVMQTIPEIIEFVQGLIEKGFAYESEGDVYFRTGRFQEYGKLSHQPLDDLQAGARVEINEKKEHPLDFVLWKAAKTGEVTWDSPWGEGRPGWHIECSAMALKFLGEEIDIHAGGTDLVFPHHENEIAQSECFTGKVFARYWLHNGMLNIDNEKMSKSLGNFLLARELSEKFGGQLIRFFMLQGHYRNPINFSEELIEQAANGLDRIKTAYTNLSHRLDTVRAEEPNDQAQEQARIIGELRERFITEMDDDINTANAITVIFDVVKEANLYLRHQNVGETEVRAYMDLLVELTEVLGLEIAEEQELVDSKIDALIEERTEARKARNFARSDEIRDLLAAKGIVLEDTPQGVRWRRK; this is encoded by the coding sequence ATGGGCATTCAGCTGACTAACACGATGACGCGGCGAAAGGAACCGTTTCACACATTGGAGCCAGGAAAGGTAAAAATGTACGTGTGCGGCCCGACCGTGTACAACTACATCCACATTGGAAATGCGCGCCCTGCCATTGTTTTTGATACACTGCGCCGTTACTTGAAGTATCGTGGCTATGAAGTGACATTCGTGCAAAATATTACGGACGTAGATGACAAATTGATTCGTGTGGCGAATCAGGAAGGTGTCACTGTCAAAGAAGTGGCGGATCGATACACGGATGCGTACAATGCTGATCTGAAATCACTGAACGTATCGCCACCAGATATTCAACCGCGAGTGATGCAGACCATTCCAGAGATCATTGAATTCGTGCAAGGGCTGATTGAAAAAGGCTTTGCGTACGAGAGTGAAGGTGACGTCTATTTCCGCACGGGACGTTTTCAGGAATACGGAAAGCTTTCGCATCAACCGTTGGATGATTTGCAGGCAGGTGCTCGTGTAGAAATCAACGAGAAAAAGGAACATCCCCTAGACTTCGTACTTTGGAAAGCGGCCAAGACCGGAGAAGTTACCTGGGACAGTCCGTGGGGCGAAGGAAGACCGGGATGGCATATTGAGTGCTCGGCAATGGCCCTAAAGTTTTTGGGTGAGGAAATCGATATCCATGCGGGCGGAACAGACCTTGTGTTCCCGCACCACGAGAACGAAATTGCCCAGTCGGAGTGCTTTACGGGTAAAGTGTTTGCTCGTTATTGGCTACACAACGGCATGCTTAATATCGATAACGAAAAAATGTCCAAATCCCTCGGGAATTTCTTGCTTGCGCGAGAGCTTTCGGAGAAATTCGGCGGTCAATTAATTCGATTCTTTATGCTTCAGGGGCACTATCGCAACCCGATCAATTTTAGCGAAGAGTTGATCGAACAGGCGGCCAATGGTTTGGATAGAATCAAGACTGCGTATACGAATCTTTCCCATCGTCTAGATACCGTGCGCGCAGAAGAGCCGAATGATCAGGCACAGGAGCAGGCACGAATCATCGGGGAGCTTCGTGAGCGATTCATTACTGAGATGGATGATGATATCAATACAGCGAATGCTATTACCGTTATTTTTGACGTCGTGAAGGAAGCCAACCTGTATTTGCGTCATCAAAATGTAGGCGAAACCGAAGTTCGTGCATACATGGATTTGTTGGTGGAGTTGACGGAGGTTCTTGGTCTTGAAATTGCAGAAGAGCAGGAGCTGGTGGATAGTAAGATCGATGCGTTGATCGAAGAGCGCACAGAAGCTCGCAAAGCAAGAAACTTTGCGCGTTCTGACGAAATCCGCGATCTGCTCGCAGCAAAAGGAATCGTGCTGGAGGACACGCCACAAGGTGTTCGCTGGCGTCGAAAATAA
- the sigH gene encoding RNA polymerase sporulation sigma factor SigH, with protein sequence MSVDLKELKHAQYELMTDEEVVDLVRDNDAEALEYLINKYKNFVRAKARSYFLIGADREDIVQEGMIGLYKSIRDFRGDKLTSFKAFAELCITRQIITAIKTATRQKHIPLNSYVSLDKPIYDEDSDRTLLDVISGTKVTDPEELFINREEFDDIEGKMSEILSDLERQVLMLYLDGRSYQQIAVELKRHVKSIDNALQRVKRKLERYLEGREIHL encoded by the coding sequence GTGAGTGTTGACCTCAAGGAGTTAAAACATGCCCAATATGAACTAATGACCGACGAAGAAGTAGTCGACCTGGTTCGCGATAATGACGCCGAAGCTTTGGAGTATTTGATCAACAAATACAAGAACTTCGTTCGTGCCAAAGCGAGATCCTATTTTCTTATTGGGGCTGACCGCGAAGACATCGTGCAGGAAGGGATGATCGGACTGTACAAGTCTATTCGCGACTTCCGAGGAGACAAGCTCACGTCGTTCAAGGCATTTGCCGAGCTGTGTATTACCCGTCAGATCATAACCGCGATCAAGACGGCGACACGCCAAAAGCACATCCCGCTCAATTCTTACGTCTCACTGGACAAGCCTATCTATGATGAAGATTCTGACCGCACGCTACTCGATGTGATCTCGGGAACAAAAGTGACCGATCCAGAGGAATTGTTTATCAATCGGGAAGAGTTCGATGACATCGAGGGCAAAATGAGTGAAATCTTGAGCGACTTGGAGCGTCAGGTTCTCATGCTCTATTTGGATGGGCGATCCTATCAGCAGATTGCTGTCGAGTTGAAGCGTCACGTCAAGTCTATTGATAATGCATTGCAGCGAGTAAAGCGCAAGCTAGAGCGCTATTTGGAAGGAAGAGAGATTCATCTGTAG
- the disA gene encoding DNA integrity scanning diadenylate cyclase DisA, producing MQGNIKRTPQFGDVLRLVAPGTQLREGLENVLRAKTGGLIVIGCGPEMKSIVDGGFSINCDFSPAHLYELAKMDGAIIVSEDAKRILYANTQIFPPSSIPTSETGTRHRTAQRTAIQTNHLVIAISQRRNVITLYQGNFRYVLSEISVILAKANQAVSTLEKYKAVLDQALTNLGALEFEELVTLHEVASVLQRIEMVLRIKTEVSKYICELGTEGRLVSMQLEELVSNIEEEAHMLIRDYSRDPSYSPDFVLRDMKKLNSEEMLELTSFLRTLGYSSNTSMLDESVSPRGYRILYKIRRLPVTIISNLVEHFHHLPRIMMATIQELDEVEGIGEVRARAIKEGLKRIQEQVFIDRHI from the coding sequence ATGCAGGGGAACATCAAAAGAACTCCGCAATTCGGTGATGTGCTTCGTCTCGTGGCACCCGGCACACAGCTTCGTGAAGGGTTGGAAAATGTTTTACGGGCTAAAACCGGGGGCTTGATCGTCATTGGGTGCGGTCCGGAGATGAAGTCGATTGTCGATGGCGGTTTTTCCATCAATTGTGATTTTTCTCCTGCCCATTTGTATGAATTAGCGAAGATGGATGGGGCGATTATAGTAAGTGAAGACGCAAAACGTATCCTGTACGCGAATACGCAAATCTTCCCCCCCTCCTCAATCCCCACGAGCGAGACGGGAACACGTCATCGTACAGCGCAACGGACGGCTATTCAAACGAATCATCTGGTCATTGCTATCTCTCAGCGTCGCAATGTGATCACGCTGTACCAGGGGAATTTCCGGTATGTCTTAAGTGAAATCAGTGTCATTTTGGCCAAGGCGAATCAGGCTGTATCTACGCTTGAGAAATACAAGGCCGTGTTGGATCAAGCTTTGACGAATCTCGGTGCGTTAGAATTTGAGGAGCTCGTTACTTTACACGAAGTTGCTTCGGTTTTGCAACGGATTGAGATGGTGTTACGTATTAAGACAGAGGTCTCCAAGTACATATGTGAGCTAGGGACAGAAGGAAGGCTCGTCAGTATGCAGTTGGAGGAACTGGTTTCAAACATTGAGGAAGAGGCCCATATGCTTATTCGGGATTACTCCCGAGATCCATCCTATTCACCTGATTTTGTGCTGCGGGACATGAAAAAATTGAACTCAGAGGAAATGCTGGAGCTTACTTCTTTTTTGCGAACGCTGGGGTATTCCTCCAATACCAGTATGCTGGATGAATCCGTTTCTCCTAGAGGTTATCGGATCCTGTACAAGATCAGGCGTCTGCCTGTTACGATCATCTCGAATCTGGTAGAGCATTTTCATCATTTGCCCCGAATTATGATGGCAACGATTCAGGAATTAGACGAAGTGGAAGGCATTGGCGAGGTCCGAGCGAGAGCGATTAAAGAGGGGCTGAAACGGATTCAAGAACAAGTGTTCATTGACAGACACATTTAA
- the pssA gene encoding CDP-diacylglycerol--serine O-phosphatidyltransferase, with translation MFVKSLPNILTVSNLFLGVLAIILAFRGDQYVEYAAITVIIGMLADGLDGRVARMLNAQSEFGKELDSLSDVITFGIAPAFIMYVVVLQHFDLLGILITAIFPICGALRLARFNVQAGVPGYFIGLPITAAGGVLATLALYHQVFTPVLLAVSMLLLAFLMVSKVKYPNFKKVGIPKSAYWITPIIIAIVVVVAIKYPQQFPKIVFLPLAFYALYGIKKNVDFLVKKLRKRKNKEEESVPFE, from the coding sequence ATGTTCGTTAAATCGTTACCGAACATACTAACCGTAAGCAATTTGTTTCTGGGAGTTTTAGCAATTATTCTTGCGTTTCGAGGCGATCAATACGTCGAATATGCAGCGATCACAGTGATCATTGGTATGCTGGCAGACGGGCTGGATGGACGTGTAGCTCGTATGTTGAATGCCCAAAGCGAGTTCGGGAAGGAATTGGATTCACTTTCTGACGTCATTACATTTGGGATTGCGCCAGCGTTCATCATGTATGTTGTCGTCTTGCAACACTTTGATTTGCTTGGGATTCTCATTACAGCCATTTTTCCGATCTGTGGTGCGCTGCGTTTGGCGCGTTTTAACGTACAGGCCGGGGTTCCGGGGTATTTCATCGGTTTGCCGATTACGGCAGCGGGGGGCGTACTGGCTACGCTCGCACTCTATCACCAAGTATTCACTCCGGTATTGCTTGCCGTAAGTATGTTGCTGCTGGCCTTTTTGATGGTATCAAAGGTCAAGTATCCTAACTTTAAAAAAGTGGGGATTCCAAAGTCTGCTTACTGGATCACACCCATTATCATCGCGATTGTGGTTGTTGTAGCGATTAAGTATCCGCAGCAATTTCCCAAAATCGTCTTCCTGCCACTTGCTTTTTATGCACTTTACGGAATAAAAAAAAACGTTGACTTTCTTGTCAAAAAATTACGCAAGCGTAAAAACAAAGAGGAAGAATCCGTTCCGTTTGAATAG
- the rlmB gene encoding 23S rRNA (guanosine(2251)-2'-O)-methyltransferase RlmB, producing the protein MSEEWILGKNPVIEALRSGRTINKIWIAEGTNKNLMGPVFALAKEQGVIVTTANRKKLDQLVSTDNHQGVVASVAAYDYVEIDDILKRAEEKNEAPFILLLDELEDPHNLGSIMRTADAVGAHGVIIPKRRSVSLTATVAKASAGAINYVPVARVTNLVRTMEELKERGVWIAGTDASAKQDFRQGDYTMPLAIVIGSEGKGMSRLVRENCDFLYSLPMAGNVTSLNASVAAALLMYEVYRSRSPIPTRVK; encoded by the coding sequence ATGAGTGAAGAGTGGATTCTGGGGAAAAACCCCGTCATCGAGGCTTTGCGATCAGGCCGTACGATCAATAAGATTTGGATTGCAGAGGGAACGAATAAAAATCTGATGGGACCTGTCTTTGCCTTGGCGAAAGAACAGGGTGTCATTGTGACGACAGCGAACCGCAAAAAGCTGGATCAGCTCGTGTCGACGGACAACCATCAGGGTGTAGTGGCTTCAGTTGCCGCTTATGATTACGTAGAAATAGACGATATTTTGAAGCGGGCAGAGGAAAAAAACGAGGCGCCGTTCATTTTGCTGTTGGACGAGCTGGAAGATCCGCATAACCTCGGTTCGATCATGCGGACAGCCGATGCAGTCGGGGCTCATGGTGTCATCATTCCAAAACGACGTTCTGTCAGTCTTACAGCAACAGTGGCAAAAGCTTCGGCAGGGGCGATCAACTACGTGCCGGTAGCGCGAGTGACGAATTTGGTTCGTACCATGGAAGAGCTCAAAGAACGCGGTGTTTGGATCGCAGGAACAGACGCGAGTGCCAAGCAAGATTTCCGTCAGGGTGATTATACGATGCCGCTCGCGATTGTCATTGGTAGCGAAGGAAAAGGCATGAGTCGCCTCGTGAGGGAGAACTGTGATTTTCTTTACAGTCTTCCGATGGCGGGCAATGTTACCTCACTCAATGCTTCTGTAGCAGCTGCCTTGTTGATGTATGAAGTCTATCGCTCCAGGAGTCCAATTCCAACGCGGGTGAAATGA
- a CDS encoding NYN domain-containing protein — MAKRKAKQLLIVDGYNIIGAWPDLRLLKDQERMDEARDQLIAKMAEYQSYTGVKVIIVFDAYNVPGIGRQMEDFQVEVYFTKKKETADEKIEQLVSQFHNKNRQIYVATSDYTSQRVIFGQGALRKSARELLLDMENAGKEIKKQVEKTQEDRFSTRITLNDEIAKIFEKWRRE; from the coding sequence ATGGCGAAACGAAAAGCCAAGCAGCTGTTGATCGTAGATGGATACAATATCATCGGCGCCTGGCCCGATCTGCGCCTGCTGAAGGATCAAGAGCGGATGGACGAGGCGCGTGATCAATTAATCGCAAAAATGGCTGAGTACCAGAGCTACACTGGTGTGAAGGTCATCATTGTCTTTGATGCGTACAACGTTCCTGGCATTGGCCGTCAAATGGAAGACTTCCAGGTTGAAGTTTATTTCACGAAGAAAAAGGAGACGGCAGACGAGAAAATTGAGCAGCTAGTCTCCCAATTTCACAATAAAAATCGACAAATTTACGTGGCAACTTCTGACTATACCTCTCAACGTGTCATATTTGGGCAGGGGGCTTTGCGCAAATCAGCGCGGGAGTTGTTGCTCGATATGGAAAATGCGGGCAAGGAAATCAAGAAACAAGTCGAAAAAACGCAAGAAGACCGCTTCTCCACGCGGATTACGCTGAATGATGAAATAGCGAAAATATTCGAAAAATGGAGAAGGGAATAA
- a CDS encoding Mini-ribonuclease 3, with amino-acid sequence MQKEELTRDPNLTNPLVLAFLGDATYSHCVRYHLIAKGLVKPNQLHKAANRYVSAKAQANVLLTLMPTLPEEELNVVKRGRNAKSGSSAKNADIIDYRHATAFEALIGYLYLSGKEERIAEIVQQAFAIVEGES; translated from the coding sequence ATGCAAAAAGAAGAACTGACCCGAGATCCTAATCTGACAAATCCACTCGTGCTTGCCTTCCTCGGGGATGCCACCTATTCGCATTGTGTCAGGTATCATTTGATCGCCAAGGGGCTGGTTAAACCAAACCAGCTCCACAAGGCGGCCAACCGCTATGTTTCAGCGAAAGCACAGGCCAATGTGTTGTTGACGTTAATGCCCACATTGCCGGAGGAAGAATTGAATGTAGTGAAGCGGGGGCGGAATGCCAAATCCGGCTCCAGTGCCAAAAACGCCGATATTATCGACTACCGTCATGCAACGGCTTTTGAAGCATTGATCGGGTACCTGTACTTGAGTGGAAAAGAAGAGCGGATCGCTGAAATTGTGCAGCAGGCTTTTGCCATAGTGGAAGGAGAATCATGA
- the cysE gene encoding serine O-acetyltransferase, producing MLAQMRDDIHAVFERDPAARSTLEVVMTYSGLHAIWGHRIAHRLWKAELCTLARIVSQLSRFFTGIEIHPGATIGRGLFIDHGMGVVIGETCEIGDNVTIYQGVTLGGTGKEKGKRHPTIGNDVIIATGAKVLGSFKIGDNSKIGAGAVVLQEVPPNSTVVGIKGRIVIQDGKRVKNDLDHVNMPDPVADTIRMMQKEIDQLRKELELLREDKKNDGHSAD from the coding sequence ATGTTAGCACAGATGAGAGATGACATTCATGCTGTTTTTGAACGAGACCCGGCTGCGCGCAGTACACTGGAAGTCGTCATGACCTATTCCGGTTTGCACGCGATATGGGGGCACCGGATTGCCCACAGGCTCTGGAAGGCTGAGCTGTGTACACTCGCCCGAATTGTCTCTCAACTATCCCGTTTTTTCACGGGAATTGAGATTCATCCGGGCGCAACCATTGGCCGCGGCCTGTTCATTGACCATGGCATGGGTGTTGTGATCGGAGAGACGTGCGAAATCGGAGACAATGTAACGATTTATCAAGGGGTTACACTCGGGGGAACAGGTAAGGAAAAAGGAAAGCGTCACCCTACGATCGGCAACGATGTCATTATTGCTACGGGAGCAAAAGTGTTGGGCTCCTTCAAAATTGGCGATAATTCAAAGATAGGGGCTGGTGCCGTTGTCTTGCAGGAGGTACCGCCTAACTCGACCGTTGTAGGAATCAAGGGACGCATCGTCATCCAGGATGGCAAGCGGGTCAAAAACGATCTGGACCATGTAAACATGCCAGACCCGGTAGCGGATACGATTCGTATGATGCAAAAGGAAATTGATCAATTACGCAAAGAATTGGAGCTTTTGAGGGAGGATAAAAAGAACGATGGGCATTCAGCTGACTAA